Proteins encoded together in one Chitinophaga sp. LS1 window:
- a CDS encoding RDD family protein encodes MANVKIPTSFNIELEFETANIMMRFLAWFIDVLIRLAFIIAIYVTFNRMHLSGNTETVMYILFCLLPVSLYYLLFEITMNGQSPGKMMLGLKVRSLNGGKPSISQHLIRWMFRMIETPWGFLFLNGAIPIISMVRSNYDQRLGDVVAGTIVVNTKNKSSIQDTIYRDMSSLNYEPHFPQILRLSDRDMNKIKVLMDQAIKSGNQDLIARVSARVKEVLVIETEMDHYQFLETVLNDYNYYTTR; translated from the coding sequence ATGGCTAATGTAAAAATACCTACATCCTTCAATATAGAGCTGGAATTTGAAACTGCCAACATTATGATGCGGTTTCTGGCATGGTTTATTGACGTTCTCATCCGGTTGGCATTTATCATTGCTATCTATGTAACGTTTAACAGGATGCACCTGTCCGGCAATACTGAAACAGTGATGTACATTCTCTTTTGTTTGCTCCCGGTGTCGCTCTATTATCTTTTGTTTGAGATTACGATGAACGGGCAATCTCCCGGAAAAATGATGTTAGGCCTGAAGGTCAGGAGTCTGAATGGGGGTAAGCCAAGTATCAGCCAGCACCTGATCCGCTGGATGTTCCGTATGATCGAAACACCCTGGGGATTCCTGTTCCTGAATGGTGCCATTCCTATCATCTCCATGGTCCGTTCCAATTATGACCAGCGCCTGGGCGATGTAGTAGCCGGTACAATAGTAGTGAATACAAAGAACAAAAGCAGTATACAGGATACCATTTACCGGGATATGTCTTCGCTCAACTACGAGCCTCACTTTCCACAGATCCTTCGCTTGTCTGACAGAGATATGAATAAGATCAAGGTATTGATGGACCAGGCTATCAAATCTGGTAATCAGGATCTGATAGCCAGAGTATCAGCGAGAGTAAAAGAAGTATTGGTGATCGAAACAGAGATGGATCATTACCAGTTCCTGGAGACCGTGCTGAACGATTACAACTACTATACAACCCGGTAA
- a CDS encoding AAA family ATPase: protein MEETTFHPRTDFYALHQGVAAIREQIGKVIVGQHEMVELLITGLLTQGHVLIEGVPGVAKTLTAKLLARTIDADFSRLQFTPDIMPADVIGTSIFNPETRNFEYKRGPVFSNLVLIDEINRAPAKTQAALFEVMEEKQITNDGITHPLPAPFMVVATQNPIEQEGTYRLPEAQLDRFLFKIEVKYPSLNEEITMLQAMHQFNGLTDLTKMVDKVVTASQIIEFQALVRQVHIEDKLLHYIAALIQETRVNASLYLGASPRASIAVMNCAKATAAVNNRDFVTPDDIVNMLPHVLRHRIMLTPEREMEGITTDEVIAQIIKAVEVPR from the coding sequence ATGGAGGAAACTACATTTCATCCCCGTACAGATTTTTATGCATTGCACCAGGGTGTAGCTGCTATACGGGAACAGATAGGAAAAGTAATTGTCGGTCAGCATGAAATGGTGGAACTGCTCATCACCGGTTTGCTGACACAGGGACATGTGCTGATTGAAGGTGTACCCGGAGTAGCAAAGACGCTGACCGCAAAACTGCTGGCCAGAACTATTGATGCAGATTTTTCCAGGTTACAGTTCACACCTGATATTATGCCTGCCGATGTGATAGGTACCTCCATATTCAATCCTGAAACGAGGAACTTTGAATATAAACGTGGACCGGTTTTCAGCAACCTGGTACTGATTGATGAAATCAACCGTGCCCCTGCCAAGACACAGGCGGCCCTGTTCGAGGTGATGGAAGAGAAACAGATCACCAACGATGGCATCACGCATCCATTGCCTGCGCCATTCATGGTGGTCGCTACCCAGAACCCCATTGAACAGGAAGGAACTTATCGCCTGCCTGAAGCACAGCTGGACCGTTTTCTCTTTAAGATCGAAGTGAAATATCCTTCACTGAACGAGGAGATCACCATGCTGCAGGCTATGCACCAGTTCAATGGTCTGACAGACCTGACGAAGATGGTGGATAAAGTGGTGACTGCCAGCCAGATCATCGAATTCCAGGCACTGGTAAGGCAAGTACATATTGAAGATAAACTGCTGCACTACATTGCAGCACTGATCCAGGAAACCCGTGTGAATGCTTCCCTGTACCTGGGTGCATCTCCCCGTGCTTCTATCGCGGTGATGAATTGTGCAAAAGCAACTGCGGCCGTTAACAACCGTGATTTCGTAACGCCGGATGATATTGTGAACATGCTGCCACATGTATTGCGTCACCGTATTATGCTGACACCTGAGCGTGAAATGGAAGGCATCACAACCGATGAAGTGATCGCCCAGATCATCAAAGCTGTAGAAGTACCGAGGTAA
- a CDS encoding riboflavin synthase has product MFTGIIESLGEVIATKKEGSNMVISIHSSLTPELKVDQSIAHNGVCLTVTHIDKDIYQIVAVAETLQKSNIGLLTPGQKVNLERAMLFNGRIDGHIVQGHVDATGECLSCTPQNGSWEYRFRFPAQFAGLIVEKGSICLNGISLTVFNVTNTEFTIAVIPYTYEHTNISAVHAGSIINLEFDILGKYVARQKTAN; this is encoded by the coding sequence ATGTTTACAGGAATAATAGAATCACTAGGCGAAGTTATAGCTACAAAAAAGGAAGGCAGCAATATGGTCATCTCCATCCACTCCTCCCTCACGCCCGAATTGAAAGTAGACCAAAGCATCGCCCACAATGGGGTTTGCCTAACAGTTACCCACATTGACAAAGATATCTACCAGATCGTAGCCGTTGCCGAAACCCTCCAGAAAAGCAATATCGGCCTGCTTACCCCAGGTCAGAAAGTAAATCTGGAAAGAGCCATGCTCTTCAATGGCCGCATTGACGGGCACATCGTACAGGGCCATGTAGACGCCACCGGCGAATGCCTCTCCTGCACCCCGCAAAATGGTAGCTGGGAATACCGCTTCCGCTTCCCGGCCCAGTTCGCTGGTCTTATCGTGGAAAAAGGCTCCATCTGCCTCAATGGTATCAGCCTGACTGTTTTCAATGTTACCAACACTGAATTCACCATCGCTGTCATTCCATATACCTACGAACATACTAATATATCCGCTGTTCATGCCGGCAGTATCATCAACCTGGAATTCGATATCCTGGGTAAGTACGTCGCACGGCAGAAAACAGCCAATTAG
- a CDS encoding NAD(P)H-dependent flavin oxidoreductase: MKLTSTLAIRYPVIMAPMFLVSNEAMVRSAMDNGIAGTFPSLNYRREGELKDVLDRLNAHRTQAPQGTYGVNLIVQKTNPLYSKHLQVCAESKVPLYITSLGSPKEVIAAAHSYGATVLCDVTNLAHAEKAAQAGCDGFIAVTAGAGGHAGPYPMHVLIPSLQEHFPGKILVAAGGIAHGSQIASALLLGADGVSIGTRFIASHEASVSAEYKNAILQYGMDDIVLTERLSGTPCNIINTPTARKIGYTQNWFEKLLNNNARTRKYFKMLVQLRGMKKLEQAVKPGNYQQLWSAGQSVELVKEISSIEEIVHNLMKETKLALDAGKDISATI, from the coding sequence ATGAAATTAACCTCAACGCTGGCCATCCGGTACCCGGTGATCATGGCTCCCATGTTTCTGGTAAGTAATGAAGCTATGGTCAGATCTGCTATGGACAACGGTATTGCCGGTACCTTCCCCTCCCTCAATTACCGCCGCGAAGGTGAACTAAAAGACGTGCTCGACAGACTGAACGCTCACCGCACCCAGGCGCCACAAGGCACCTATGGCGTGAACCTCATCGTGCAAAAGACCAACCCGCTCTATTCCAAACACCTCCAGGTCTGTGCCGAATCCAAAGTCCCCCTCTATATCACCTCCCTCGGTAGTCCCAAAGAAGTCATTGCCGCCGCCCACAGCTATGGCGCCACAGTGCTCTGTGATGTGACGAATCTTGCCCATGCGGAAAAAGCAGCACAGGCAGGCTGCGATGGCTTTATCGCCGTTACCGCAGGCGCCGGTGGCCATGCAGGCCCCTACCCTATGCATGTACTGATACCCTCCCTGCAGGAACACTTTCCAGGCAAAATACTCGTTGCCGCTGGTGGCATTGCCCATGGCAGCCAGATAGCCAGCGCCCTCCTGCTCGGTGCCGACGGCGTATCTATCGGTACCCGGTTTATTGCCAGCCACGAAGCCTCCGTGAGCGCCGAATACAAAAACGCCATTCTCCAATACGGCATGGACGACATCGTACTTACTGAACGCCTCTCCGGTACCCCCTGCAATATCATTAACACCCCCACCGCCCGGAAAATCGGTTATACACAAAACTGGTTCGAAAAACTCCTCAATAACAACGCCCGTACCCGCAAATACTTCAAAATGCTCGTACAACTCAGGGGGATGAAAAAACTGGAACAGGCCGTAAAACCCGGGAATTATCAACAATTATGGTCTGCCGGACAGAGCGTAGAACTCGTAAAAGAAATCAGCTCTATTGAAGAAATTGTTCACAACCTGATGAAGGAAACAAAGCTTGCCCTGGACGCTGGAAAGGATATCAGCGCAACTATCTAA
- a CDS encoding RDD family protein: MYQGEDILKEFDDEVTIPDSVDMGVRFVNFIIDWLLSMVYLFATAFCLGIVLGLTVPNFSYWIIENRGLFKFLSYVFAYTVWPLYYVLQEGLLKGRTIGKLITGTVAIRLDGQPLSWGNVFGRSYARIVPFEMFSGFGTPWHDSWTATTVVKKADLVTM, from the coding sequence ATGTACCAAGGAGAGGACATTTTAAAGGAATTCGATGATGAAGTGACGATCCCCGACTCAGTAGACATGGGTGTCAGGTTTGTTAATTTTATAATTGACTGGCTGTTGTCGATGGTTTACCTGTTTGCCACTGCATTTTGTTTGGGCATTGTACTAGGGCTGACAGTTCCCAACTTTAGTTATTGGATCATAGAAAATAGAGGGCTGTTCAAATTTCTGAGTTATGTATTCGCTTATACGGTCTGGCCGCTTTACTATGTTTTGCAGGAAGGGCTTTTAAAGGGACGAACAATTGGGAAATTGATTACAGGTACTGTCGCTATCCGCCTGGACGGGCAGCCACTTTCATGGGGAAACGTATTCGGCAGATCTTATGCCCGCATTGTTCCGTTTGAGATGTTTTCAGGCTTCGGCACTCCATGGCATGACAGCTGGACTGCAACGACCGTTGTTAAAAAAGCAGACTTAGTGACAATGTAA
- a CDS encoding DUF4350 domain-containing protein, whose amino-acid sequence MQSLSRDEDLHLEKQTFSYKDKNPGGCYVMFESLPSFYDGEHPNVVSKPFAATAKKDISLRTGEGILYYLVANRLFTTAEDVDSMIEFVNRGNQLFVAANDLDSTFISRLYTKVSNNTNFFAKPGAEEHYVNHALTPDTVYTRDSIAGGRYFTLLDTARTTILGTDSNFRANFVRINVGKGQVFLLLQPSILTNYFLMYKHNLGSLEKLAAYTYGYYTVYWDEFYKYHQYPQEGEFSQWSVLMRYPALRWALWLLVLLLLLYALFESKRRQRIIPDKVVLTNNSLEFVEALGQLYYQQHDNVNLARKIIMQWLEFIRTKYYLNTNTIDDEFIRRLSHKTGMPLADVEAIIDSIHFIQLADKITDTYLKEFYSKIQAFYLNTK is encoded by the coding sequence ATGCAGTCGTTATCACGGGATGAAGACCTGCACCTGGAAAAGCAGACATTTTCTTATAAGGATAAAAATCCGGGGGGCTGCTATGTCATGTTCGAATCTCTGCCATCCTTTTATGATGGCGAACATCCCAATGTGGTTTCCAAGCCATTTGCTGCCACCGCTAAGAAGGACATTAGTCTCAGAACTGGTGAAGGTATTCTTTACTACCTGGTGGCAAACAGGCTGTTTACCACGGCAGAAGATGTGGATTCCATGATTGAGTTTGTGAACAGGGGCAATCAGCTTTTTGTTGCAGCCAATGATCTGGACAGCACCTTTATAAGCAGGTTATATACCAAAGTGTCGAACAACACTAATTTCTTTGCAAAACCAGGTGCCGAAGAGCACTATGTGAACCATGCACTGACACCTGATACTGTATATACCCGGGATTCAATTGCAGGGGGGCGCTACTTTACCCTGCTGGATACGGCCAGAACAACGATATTGGGTACTGACAGTAATTTCAGGGCCAACTTTGTAAGGATCAATGTCGGGAAAGGACAGGTCTTTTTGCTGCTGCAACCTTCTATCCTGACCAACTACTTCCTGATGTATAAACACAATCTTGGTTCACTGGAAAAACTGGCAGCTTACACCTATGGTTATTACACCGTGTATTGGGATGAATTCTATAAATATCACCAGTATCCACAGGAAGGAGAATTTAGTCAGTGGAGTGTGCTGATGCGCTATCCTGCCCTGCGCTGGGCGTTGTGGCTGCTGGTATTGCTCCTGCTGCTGTATGCCCTTTTTGAAAGTAAAAGAAGACAGCGGATTATTCCTGACAAAGTTGTGCTGACAAATAACTCACTGGAATTCGTAGAAGCGCTGGGGCAGTTATACTATCAACAGCATGACAACGTGAACCTGGCGAGAAAGATCATCATGCAATGGCTGGAATTTATCCGCACAAAATATTATCTGAATACAAATACCATCGACGACGAGTTCATACGTCGTTTATCACATAAAACAGGTATGCCACTGGCAGATGTAGAAGCGATCATTGACAGCATTCACTTTATACAGCTGGCAGATAAAATCACAGATACATACCTGAAGGAGTTTTATAGTAAAATACAGGCGTTTTATTTAAATACTAAATAA
- a CDS encoding DUF58 domain-containing protein gives MKKTYLALFFTTRLYTIIGALALFFILAYFFPVLYPVALFLAAGLGLLLLVDLFFLFTAGPDPFPVSRVMGQRFSNGDDNTIRLHVKNNFRFPVFVTILDELPFQFQLRDFRQKTMLKPGESKVVEYLLRPVERGEYQFGDTNSFVKSPIGLVQRRIIKAGAETVKVYPSFLQLRNFELYTFDDRVGEMGVHKKKMIGQSMEFDHIKEYVRGDDVRRVNWKATARRGGLMVNNYVEEKSQQIYCVIDKGRAMKMPFEGMTLLDYAINSSLVFSNIALQKGDKAGLVTLKEQDVDVLPASSKKVQLNKILDTLYAQETQWQESDYEKMVVTLRSHFNQRSLLVLFTNFESLSALHRQMPYLRRLSKYHLLLVVFFENTELKKITQETPTAVEDIYRQVIAQKFAYEKKQMVRELAQFGILSLLTTPQQLSLHLINKYLELKSRSLI, from the coding sequence ATGAAGAAAACATATCTGGCATTATTCTTTACCACCCGCCTGTATACGATCATAGGTGCACTGGCACTGTTCTTTATACTGGCTTATTTTTTTCCGGTGTTATACCCGGTGGCTTTGTTCCTTGCAGCAGGGCTGGGGTTGTTGTTGCTGGTCGATCTGTTCTTCCTGTTTACCGCAGGTCCTGACCCATTTCCTGTATCCAGGGTTATGGGGCAGCGCTTTAGTAATGGAGACGACAATACCATTCGTCTGCATGTAAAAAATAACTTTCGTTTTCCTGTGTTTGTCACCATACTGGATGAATTACCTTTTCAGTTTCAGCTGAGAGATTTCAGGCAGAAAACAATGTTGAAACCCGGAGAATCGAAAGTGGTGGAATACTTGCTGCGTCCGGTGGAGAGAGGAGAATACCAGTTTGGCGATACGAATTCATTTGTAAAAAGTCCGATCGGGCTGGTGCAAAGACGTATTATAAAAGCCGGTGCGGAAACGGTGAAAGTATATCCTTCATTTTTGCAGTTGCGCAATTTTGAGTTGTATACATTCGATGATCGTGTGGGAGAGATGGGGGTACATAAAAAGAAGATGATTGGCCAGAGTATGGAATTTGATCATATCAAAGAATATGTGCGTGGCGATGATGTGAGAAGAGTGAACTGGAAAGCCACCGCCCGCAGAGGTGGATTGATGGTGAATAATTATGTGGAAGAGAAGTCGCAGCAGATCTATTGTGTGATTGATAAAGGCAGGGCGATGAAGATGCCTTTTGAAGGGATGACATTGCTGGATTACGCCATCAATTCTTCGCTGGTGTTCAGCAATATCGCATTGCAGAAAGGGGATAAGGCCGGACTGGTCACGTTGAAGGAGCAGGATGTAGATGTATTGCCGGCGAGTAGTAAGAAAGTACAACTGAATAAAATTCTGGATACCCTGTATGCACAGGAAACGCAATGGCAGGAGAGTGATTATGAAAAGATGGTGGTAACACTGCGTAGTCATTTCAACCAGCGCTCCCTGCTGGTGTTGTTTACAAACTTTGAGTCATTGTCCGCCTTGCATAGACAGATGCCTTATCTGCGCCGGTTGTCAAAATATCATTTGTTGCTGGTGGTATTTTTTGAGAATACAGAATTAAAGAAAATCACCCAGGAAACGCCTACAGCCGTAGAAGACATTTACAGGCAGGTGATTGCGCAGAAGTTTGCTTATGAGAAGAAGCAAATGGTGCGTGAGCTGGCGCAGTTCGGGATCCTTTCCCTGTTGACTACGCCGCAGCAGTTGAGTTTGCACCTGATCAACAAATATCTGGAGCTGAAATCACGCTCACTCATTTAA
- a CDS encoding DUF4129 domain-containing protein, protein MREGLKALLLALLLLPGSLFAQDTSVSIMEEAPVPQVTADIDTVVALNTAPYLYDEAIPMDADTIDDYDEASALLIRKLPTEVKDKFSKDKELVYHQKPPQKPSNFNFKWLEAIFIGIAYLFKAFWWLIVIAILATMGLAIFVYLRRNGYVFKWSKTENNKEDIQLVEEDHDASGYESHIQQAIAEGKLRLAVRLMYLQTIRVLADKEIIVYSKEKTNSAYLRSLSQTQWHKPFARLTVDYEYIWYGEVPVNGEQFSTIQGQFKQFMNELGYIR, encoded by the coding sequence ATGAGGGAAGGATTGAAAGCATTATTACTCGCATTATTACTACTGCCCGGTAGCCTGTTTGCACAGGATACCAGCGTAAGTATTATGGAAGAAGCTCCGGTACCACAGGTAACGGCAGATATCGATACCGTGGTGGCCCTGAATACAGCCCCATACCTGTATGACGAAGCAATACCTATGGATGCAGATACCATAGACGACTATGACGAAGCATCTGCCTTGCTGATCCGGAAATTGCCAACCGAGGTAAAAGATAAATTCAGCAAAGACAAAGAACTGGTATATCACCAGAAGCCTCCCCAAAAACCATCCAACTTCAATTTCAAATGGCTGGAGGCTATTTTCATTGGGATTGCATACCTCTTCAAAGCTTTCTGGTGGCTCATCGTCATCGCCATTCTGGCCACAATGGGGTTGGCTATTTTCGTTTACCTCCGCAGAAACGGTTATGTGTTTAAGTGGAGTAAAACGGAAAATAATAAGGAGGATATACAGCTGGTAGAAGAGGATCACGATGCGAGTGGATACGAAAGTCATATTCAGCAGGCTATTGCAGAAGGGAAGCTCAGACTGGCAGTGCGCCTCATGTACCTGCAGACAATACGGGTACTGGCCGATAAAGAAATTATTGTGTACAGTAAGGAGAAAACAAATTCGGCTTACCTGCGTAGCTTGTCGCAAACCCAGTGGCATAAACCTTTTGCACGACTGACTGTGGATTACGAATATATATGGTACGGTGAAGTGCCTGTGAATGGGGAACAATTCAGCACTATTCAGGGGCAGTTCAAACAATTTATGAACGAATTAGGCTATATCCGGTGA
- a CDS encoding NAD(P)/FAD-dependent oxidoreductase — protein sequence MIQPNVPDLGLPRVVIVGGGFGGINLAKQLKGAPVQVVLLDRNNYHLFQPLLYQVSTAGLETDSIAFPLRGIFKHQKNFYFRMAEVTGVRPADNILETGIGELHYDYLIFATGSATNFFGNKAIEQHAIGMKSLIEAVQIRNYVIKQFEESLLLSDPAEIQSKLNFVMVGGGPTGVELAGAFAELRKYIMPKDYPELPVSLMKIYLVEGSPRVLNGFSEQSSQKALDGLHKLGVNVILNTFVKEYDGETLTLSNGEKLQSKSLLWAAGVKGVPVNGIPTDIIAPAGRIIVDEFNVVKGYENIYAVGDIAQMVNDPERFPKGYPMVAQVAIQQGVNVAHNIRFIAKGQKSAIKPFRYKDLGSMATIGRNKAIAEFFGMKISGYFAWIVWMLVHLMSLLGFRNKLVVLTNWFYRYFTFDRGTRIIIKRGAANIVKLRQTVQ from the coding sequence ATGATTCAGCCGAATGTCCCAGATTTAGGTTTACCCCGTGTTGTTATTGTTGGTGGAGGCTTTGGAGGTATTAATCTGGCTAAACAATTGAAAGGAGCCCCCGTTCAGGTGGTCCTGCTAGACAGGAACAACTATCACTTATTCCAACCTTTACTATACCAGGTATCAACTGCCGGCCTCGAAACGGATAGCATTGCTTTTCCCCTTCGCGGCATATTCAAACACCAGAAAAACTTCTACTTCCGTATGGCCGAAGTAACAGGTGTACGCCCTGCCGACAATATTCTGGAAACCGGTATCGGCGAACTGCACTACGATTACCTGATCTTCGCCACCGGTAGTGCCACCAATTTCTTTGGCAACAAAGCGATTGAACAACATGCTATTGGTATGAAGTCACTCATCGAAGCCGTACAGATCCGTAACTACGTAATCAAACAATTCGAAGAGAGCCTGCTGCTTTCAGACCCTGCAGAAATTCAGTCAAAACTGAACTTCGTCATGGTAGGTGGAGGCCCTACAGGCGTGGAACTGGCCGGTGCTTTTGCAGAATTGCGCAAGTACATTATGCCCAAGGATTACCCCGAACTACCGGTATCCCTCATGAAGATCTACCTGGTAGAAGGTAGCCCACGCGTACTGAATGGCTTTAGTGAACAATCTTCCCAAAAAGCGTTGGACGGCTTACACAAACTGGGTGTGAATGTCATCCTCAATACATTTGTGAAAGAGTATGATGGGGAAACCCTTACCCTTAGCAATGGAGAAAAACTGCAAAGTAAATCTCTGCTGTGGGCGGCAGGTGTAAAAGGCGTGCCCGTGAACGGTATCCCTACAGATATCATCGCTCCCGCCGGACGCATCATTGTGGATGAATTCAACGTGGTAAAAGGATATGAAAATATCTATGCCGTAGGTGATATCGCACAGATGGTGAATGATCCGGAACGCTTTCCTAAAGGCTATCCAATGGTAGCACAGGTAGCCATTCAGCAAGGAGTGAACGTGGCGCACAATATCAGGTTTATTGCCAAAGGACAGAAATCTGCTATCAAACCATTTAGGTATAAAGACCTCGGCAGCATGGCGACCATTGGTCGTAACAAAGCGATTGCTGAGTTTTTTGGAATGAAAATCAGTGGGTACTTTGCATGGATCGTGTGGATGCTGGTGCACCTGATGAGCTTATTGGGATTCAGGAATAAACTGGTGGTGCTTACAAACTGGTTTTATAGATATTTTACTTTTGACAGAGGTACGAGAATTATTATAAAGAGAGGTGCGGCCAATATTGTGAAATTGAGACAAACAGTACAGTAA
- the fsa gene encoding fructose-6-phosphate aldolase, with protein MKFFIDTANLAQIKEAHDLGVLDGVTTNPSLMAKEGIKGEANILKHYADICELVDGPISAEVLSTDFKSMVEEGKKLAAIHPNIVVKVPMIKDGVKALKYFTDNGIRTNCTLVFSAGQAILAAKAGATFVSPFIGRIDDSSWDGVELIAQIAQIYSIQGFKTEILAASIRNALHIVRCAEAGADICTCPLDSILGLLKHPLTDIGLAKFLEDAKKM; from the coding sequence ATGAAATTCTTCATAGATACAGCAAATCTGGCACAGATTAAAGAAGCACACGACCTGGGCGTGCTCGACGGCGTAACCACCAACCCTTCCCTGATGGCGAAAGAAGGTATCAAAGGTGAAGCAAATATCCTGAAACATTATGCAGACATCTGCGAACTAGTAGACGGTCCTATCAGCGCAGAAGTACTTTCTACCGATTTCAAATCAATGGTCGAAGAAGGTAAGAAACTGGCTGCTATTCACCCAAACATCGTGGTGAAAGTACCAATGATCAAGGATGGTGTAAAAGCACTGAAATACTTCACTGACAACGGTATAAGAACAAACTGTACACTGGTATTCTCTGCAGGTCAGGCTATCCTGGCTGCTAAAGCCGGTGCTACTTTCGTATCTCCATTCATCGGTCGTATCGATGATTCATCATGGGATGGTGTTGAACTGATCGCTCAGATCGCTCAGATCTACAGCATTCAGGGCTTCAAAACTGAAATCCTTGCAGCTAGTATCCGCAACGCGCTCCACATTGTAAGATGTGCTGAAGCCGGTGCTGATATCTGTACCTGCCCACTCGATTCAATCCTGGGTCTGCTGAAACACCCATTGACTGACATCGGTCTGGCTAAGTTCCTCGAGGACGCTAAGAAAATGTAG
- a CDS encoding DUF5684 domain-containing protein, giving the protein METTYDGGGISSIFAIFGIGYFIFMLALSVFSIIVHWKVFEKAGQPGWAIFVPIYNFIVYLRIIGKPWTWVFLIFTPAVIVGAFIVWINGSMAMARSFGKDTMFGLGLMFLAPVFYAIIAFDKTIQYVGPNGIPTEDLDSQIGSIGKPAM; this is encoded by the coding sequence ATGGAAACAACTTACGACGGCGGCGGCATTAGCAGCATCTTTGCCATATTTGGAATAGGATACTTCATTTTTATGTTGGCGCTTTCTGTTTTTTCAATCATTGTTCATTGGAAAGTATTTGAAAAAGCAGGTCAGCCTGGTTGGGCGATATTTGTTCCTATTTATAATTTTATTGTATATCTCCGTATCATCGGTAAACCATGGACATGGGTTTTCCTGATTTTCACGCCTGCTGTTATCGTAGGTGCTTTCATCGTATGGATTAATGGTTCTATGGCCATGGCCAGAAGTTTTGGCAAAGACACTATGTTTGGTCTTGGCCTCATGTTCCTGGCACCAGTCTTCTACGCGATCATTGCATTCGACAAGACCATCCAATATGTAGGGCCCAATGGTATTCCTACAGAAGATCTGGACAGCCAGATCGGCAGCATCGGAAAGCCGGCAATGTAA
- a CDS encoding stage II sporulation protein M, with translation MRETTFIKKNLPRWKKYQEEPTEDPDEMAARFTSLLDDLAYAKTFYSFSKVTGYINSLAADIYQRIYGNRQEKDGRFQRFFLYELPLIFRKYHRLLLFTAIFFLLFCVMSAFSAARDETFVRGVLGDEYVSMTERNISNGDPFGVYGNGNELVMFMTIAYNNIRVAIMCFMGGIFMGIGTLYILMSNGVMLGAFQYLFFAKGLGLKSVLVIWIHGTLEISSIVITGAAGLVMVSGLIFPGTRKRLDALKKTARDAVKMMISLIPVFLTAAFLEGFVTRHTKMPMFASVSILSLSLIFIVGYFVVYPIYIYRRGFRLDEAGKVIKPVK, from the coding sequence ATGCGTGAGACTACTTTTATAAAGAAAAATTTACCCCGCTGGAAAAAGTACCAGGAGGAACCAACCGAGGATCCGGATGAGATGGCTGCACGGTTCACCAGTTTGCTGGATGACCTTGCGTACGCCAAAACATTCTATAGTTTCAGCAAGGTCACAGGTTACATTAACAGTCTGGCGGCAGACATCTACCAGCGGATCTACGGAAACCGCCAGGAAAAGGACGGCCGTTTTCAGCGATTCTTTTTGTACGAGTTACCCCTGATCTTCCGTAAATATCATCGATTATTATTATTCACCGCTATATTTTTTCTGTTATTCTGTGTTATGAGCGCATTTTCTGCCGCCCGCGACGAAACTTTTGTAAGAGGAGTGCTGGGCGATGAGTATGTGAGCATGACGGAACGGAATATCAGTAACGGGGACCCATTTGGTGTGTACGGTAATGGAAATGAGCTGGTTATGTTCATGACGATTGCCTACAACAATATCAGGGTGGCGATCATGTGTTTTATGGGAGGGATATTTATGGGTATTGGCACCTTATACATCCTCATGTCCAATGGGGTGATGCTGGGAGCTTTTCAATATTTATTTTTTGCCAAAGGGCTGGGGTTGAAGTCGGTGCTGGTGATCTGGATTCATGGTACGCTTGAAATTTCTTCCATCGTTATCACAGGGGCCGCAGGTCTTGTGATGGTAAGTGGCCTGATCTTTCCGGGTACGCGCAAGCGACTGGATGCCCTGAAAAAAACAGCCAGAGATGCGGTCAAGATGATGATCAGCCTGATCCCGGTATTCCTCACCGCTGCATTCCTGGAAGGGTTTGTGACCCGGCATACCAAAATGCCCATGTTTGCAAGTGTAAGTATCCTGTCCCTGTCCCTGATATTTATAGTAGGTTATTTTGTGGTATACCCGATTTATATATACCGCAGGGGATTCAGACTGGATGAAGCCGGCAAAGTTATAAAACCTGTGAAATGA